The following proteins come from a genomic window of Gossypium raimondii isolate GPD5lz chromosome 5, ASM2569854v1, whole genome shotgun sequence:
- the LOC105768476 gene encoding uncharacterized protein LOC105768476 isoform X2, producing the protein MAAPAVEGVAVTALRSVLLRVRQAAERAATQPERVRVVAVSKTKPVSLIRQIYDAGHRCFGENYVQEFVQKAPQLPEDIEWHFIGHLQSNKVKTLLGGVPNLAFFQGVDNEKIANHLDRAVLSLERNPLKIFVQVNTSGEPSKSGIDPSGCVRLAEHVKLHCPHLEFSGLMTIGMPDYTSTPENFRTLSKCRVEVCKALGMTEDQCELSMGMSGDFEQAHW; encoded by the exons atggCGGCTCCGGCGGTGGAGGGAGTAGCCGTGACGGCCCTCCGATCGGTCCTACTCCGAGTCCGACAGGCAGCTGAACGGGCGGCTACTCAACCCGAACGGGTCCGGGTTGTGGCCGTTTCGAAGACTAAACCCGTGTCACTCATCCGCCAAATTTACGACGCCGGTCACCGCTGTTTCGGTGAAAATTATGTCCAAGAATTTGTTCAAAAAGCCCCTCAG CTGCCTGAGGATATTGAGTGGCATTTTATTGGACATTTACAGAGCAACAAAGTTAAAACCCTTCTCG GTGGAGTGCCAAATCTAGCCTTTTTTCAGGGTGTTGATAATGAGAAG ATCGCAAACCATCTTGACCGTGCAGTTTTGAGCCTTGAGAGAAACCCTTTGAAGATTTTTGTACAAGTAAATACAAGTGGAGAACCAT CAAAATCTGGGATAGATCCATCAGGCTGTGTTCGGCTTGCAGAACATGTTAAATTGCATTGTCCGCATTTGGAGTTTTCTGGTTTAATGACGATAGGGATGCCGGACTACACATCAACACCGGAGAACTTCAGG ACACTATCGAAGTGTAGAGTTGAGGTTTGTAAGGCACTTGGAATGACAGAAGATCAATGCGAGCTATCGATGGGCATGTCCGGTGACTTTGAACAAGCG CATTGGTGA
- the LOC105768473 gene encoding disease resistance protein SUMM2, whose product MDFVSPVLRVIHGLWGFGAKHVAHVKHLGKRLEELRTAMDDLSDQRDDVKERVEMGVRSQQEMVTNRVEKWLRNVETIEQQVIALIHEGNLQVERKCLGCCPRNLQTAYKIGKKVLKKTAEVKKLLESGDFAAVTVRLPPLPSPPTPPRRPQMVTLFPMENTVGLDSKVGPVWEKIEDGNVGIIGLYGIGGVGKTTLLKKINNEFSIRDHVFDSVIWVTQSEATKVEEFQDIVRRKLEISDDIWQKCSNENDRAREIFRLLSGTRFVLLLDGVQNSFFRSQLISLGIPLPDKGNGSKIIFTTRSEELCGYIGAQERIKVECLPPEQALRLFSMTVGEHNLKSDPEIPKLAEIVAARCSGLPLALLTVGSVMASRKTYHDWICAVEMLQSYPSEFSENCTISVDELIDLWIGEGLLNGTSPREQGEFIICTLKLSCLLEADESMEFVWMHDMIRDMALWLARDEEKNKNKVLVARSGRLTDQEFNKWIDSSWVALWGCSDREIIHYPPTCPNLSTLLIRDTLVKAFPGGFFEFMTGLAALDLSGNQGLVELPPEIGRLRMLQYLNLSLTSITKLPTALSNLRNLRCLLLDYTMHLKEIPLEEVMSCLSLLQVYSKMTGVMEYFDEVKVSVDDELAFLEVLEGFRHMNKICITIFCHPSVEKIFSSYSIRSCIRKLKLIDCTGLTSLCPSYALPNLGKLEIFRCCSLQEIRKPGWGEFHNLRQVHVGVCPLLRNLDCLAYARNLEILTVLDCQSMKQVISEEDEQDTSEMVGCKVFPKLKTLSLTCLPSLEIICRYPKSFSSPIEIEVSRCPCLRQLPFDENSVDFLKKIRGELEWWAALDWDSDFVKEACSFKFKSNSAASGNAKEMTASTSKGKAASSSKS is encoded by the exons ATGGATTTCGTGAGCCCAGTCCTTAGGGTCATCCATGGTTTGTGGGGTTTCGGTGCCAAGCATGTCGCGCATGTGAAACACCTCGGCAAACGGCTAGAAGAGTTGAGAACTGCAATGGATGACCTCAGTGACCAGAGAGATGATGTGAAGGAAAGAGTAGAGATGGGTGTGAGGTCACAACAGGAGATGGTTACGAACCGAGTGGAAAAATGGTTGAGAAACGTAGAAACTATTGAGCAGCAAGTAATTGCCCTTATCCATGAAGGAAATCTTCAGGTTGAGAGGAAATGTCTTGGCTGCTGTCCCAGGAATTTGCAGACAGCCTACAAGATCGGGAAGAAAGTGTTAAAGAAGACAGCAGAAGTGAAGAAACTGTTAGAGAGTGGGGATTTTGCAGCCGTCACTGTAAGGCTGCCCCCCCTACCATCCCCTCCCACCCCCCCGCGTCGCCCTCAGATGGTGACTCTATTTCCTATGGAGAATACCGTTGGCCTAGACTCTAAGGTTGGACCCGTATGGGAAAAAATTGAGGATGGAAACGTGGGGATTATTGGTTTATACGGAATCGGTGGGGTTGGTAAAACAACCCTCTTGAAGAAAATCAACAATGAATTCTCTATCCGGGACCATGTGTTTGATAGCGTGATTTGGGTTACACAATCCGAAGCAACAAAAGTTGAGGAATTTCAAGATATCGTTCGGAGGAAATTGGAGATCTCAGATGACATATGGCAAAAGTGTTCAAACGAGAACGACAGAGCGCGTGAGATATTCAGGCTCTTAAGCGGTACAAGGTTTGTGTTGCTATTGGATGGTGTTCAGAATAGCTTCTTCAGATCCCAACTCATCAGCTTAGGCATCCCATTACCAGACAAGGGAAATGGgtccaaaataatatttactaccCGTTCGGAGGAGTTGTGCGGTTACATAGGAGCTCAAGAGAGAATTAAAGTGGAATGTCTCCCACCAGAACAAGCCCTGCGTTTATTTTCGATGACGGTAGGGGAGCACAACTTAAAATCTGATCCAGAGATTCCGAAGTTAGCTGAAATTGTTGCGGCAAGGTGCAGTGGTTTGCCACTTGCACTGCTCACTGTTGGGAGCGTCATGGCTAGTAGGAAGACTTACCATGATTGGATCTGTGCAGTTGAGATGTTGCAAAGCTACCCATCAGAATTTTCAG AGAACTGCACGATAAGCGTCGATGAGCTTATTGACCTATGGATAGGAGAGGGTCTTTTAAATGGAACAAGTCCACGCGAGCAAGGAGAATTCATTATTTGCACTTTAAAGCTTTCATGTTTGTTGGAAGCTGATGAATCTATGGAATTTGTTTGGATGCATGATATGATCCGAGACATGGCACTGTGGCTAGCCCGTGAcgaagagaaaaataagaacaaggtTTTGGTAGCAAGAAGTGGGAGGCTTACCGATCAAGAGTTCAACAAATGGATAGACTCAAGTTGGGTCGCGTTGTGGGGTTGTAGTGACAGAGAGATCATCCATTACCCACCAACTTGCCCTAATCTCTCGACTCTGCTCATAAGAGATACACTGGTCAAGGCATTTCCTGGTGGCTTCTTCGAGTTCATGACTGGTTTGGCAGCTTTAGATTTATCGGGTAATCAAGGATTGGTTGAGTTGCCTCCGGAGATTGGAAGATTGAGAATGCTGCAGTACCTAAATTTGTCATTAACAAGCATAACCAAGCTACCTACGGCCCTTTCGAATTTGAGAAACCTGAGGTGTTTGTTACTGGATTATACTATGCACCTTAAAGAGATCCCACTGGAGGAGGTGATGTCTTGTCTTTCACTGTTGCAGGTGTATAGTAAAATGACTGGGGTGATGGAGTACTTTGATGAAGTGAAAGTTTCAGTTGATGATGAACTTGCTTTCTTGGAGGTGTTGGAGGGATTTCGTCACATGAATAAGATTTGTATCACCATATTTTGTCACCCCTCTGTTGAAAAGATATTCAGCTCATACTCCATACGATCATGcattagaaaattaaaacttatcGATTGCACGGGATTGACTTCACTTTGTCCTAGCTATGCATTACCAAATTTAGGGAAACTTGAGATATTTCGTTGTTGTTCACTTCAAGAAATCAGAAAGCCAGGATGGGGTGAGTTTCACAACCTACGTCAGGTTCACGTAGGTGTTTGCCCACTGTTGCGAAACCTGGATTGCCTTGCTTATGCTAGAAATCTTGAGATCCTCACAGTTCTAGACTGTCAGTCTATGAAACAAGTTATAAGTGAGGAGGATGAACAAGATACAAGTGAGATGGTAGGATGCAAAGTCTTCCCAAAGCTAAAGACGCTTTCTCTGACTTGTTTGCCAAGTCTGGAAATCATTTGCCGCTACCCCAAGTCCTTTTCTTCTCCTATAGAGATCGAAGTATCTCGGTGCCCATGTTTGAGGCAACTTCCATTTGACGAAAATAGTGTAGATTTCCTAAAGAAAATCAGAGGAGAATTAGAGTGGTGGGCAGCTTTGGATTGGGACAGTGATTTTGTTAAGGAAGCCTGTAGCTTCAAATTTAAATCCAACTCTGCAGCCTCAGGAAATGCCAAAGAAATGACCGCTTCTACTAGCAAGGGAAAAGCAGCCAGTTCTTCTAAATCATGA
- the LOC105768474 gene encoding cytochrome b561 and DOMON domain-containing protein At4g12980 isoform X1, whose product MQSFALDTIFILISLSSLSIVVSSSKPLNPCNGDFLHIQAYKQMQNQTNTTQCKKLSSLQAQFAWNYHKTSHNQTQLNILIGTKLIASTGWLAWGINPDLPRMVGTRAIIAVKVPNQITPSVNTYNITKDIQLGCKLQPSGIDFKVQNMTVVDDKDVGFFSVFATLVLPQRYNVSSLNHVWQVGYCVDGLEPKMHEASLGNLDSKEVLDLETGDCQNIGQHRRHMRKVHGILNIIGWGTLLPIGVIVARYFKQFPIKLDPCWYYFHYSCQVVGYILGTAGWGLGLFLGHESKYYTFHSHRVLGICIFGFTTLQVTQILAFQFKPTQEDEYRKHWNVYHHFLGYALLVMIPVNIYKGIKLLKPDNITWKWTYNGILVLLGVVVLAFEILTWAVFLYKKCCKKTVEESSPRRVEIEEDSKGQTNEGSSPRKTEVEE is encoded by the exons atgcaATCCTTTGCTTTGGATACCATTTTCATATTGATCTCACTGTCCTCTCTTTCCATTGTTGTTTCTAGTTCCAAACCTTTGAATCCATGCAATGGTGATTTCTTACACATCCAAGCTTACAAACAGATGCAAAACCAAACAAACACCACCCAATGCAAAAAACTCTCATCATTACAAGCTCAATTCGCTTGGAACTACCACAAAACCAGTCACAACCAAACCCAACTCAACATCCTCATAGGCACCAAGTTGATCGCTAGCACGGGTTGGTTAGCATGGGGCATTAACCCTGACTTACCAAGAATGGTTGGGACTAGAGCTATAATTGCTGTTAAAGTCCCAAACCAAATTACTCCATCGGTGAACACTTACAATATCACCAAAGACATACAACTTGGGTGTAAGCTTCAACCTTCGGGCATTGATTTCAAGGTTCAAAACATGACAGTTGTTGATGATAAGGATGTTGGGTTTTTTTCTGTGTTTGCTACTTTGGTTCTACCTCAAAGATACAATGTTTCGAGTTTGAACCATGTGTGGCAAGTTGGGTATTGTGTAGATGGATTGGAACCCAAGATGCATGAGGCGAGTTTGGGGAATTTAGATAGCAAAGAGGTTTTGGATTTGGAGACTGGGGATTGTCAGAACATTGGACAACATAGGCGACATATGAGAAAG GTCCATGGGATTTTGAACATCATAGGATGGGGAACATTGTTGCCTATTGGAGTGATTGTTGCAAGGTACTTCAAACAATTTCCAATTAAACTTGATCCTTGCTGGTACTACTTTCATTACTCTTGCCAAGTTGTTGGTTACATCCTTGGAACCGCTGGCTGGGGACTTGGACTATTCCTAGGACATGAATCCAAATACTATACCTTCCATTCGCACCGCGTCCTCGGCATCTGCATTTTCGGGTTCACTACCTTGCAAGTAACCCAA ATATTAGCATTTCAATTCAAGCCGACCCAAGAAGACGAGTATCGAAAGCATTGGAATGTTTATCACCATTTCCTTGGGTATGCATTACTTGTAATGATCCCAGTGAACATATATAAAGGGATTAAGTTACTAAAGCCTGATAATATAACTTGGAAATGGACATACAATGGGATCTTAGTGTTGTTAGGAGTGGTGGTTTTGGCTTTTGAGATTCTCACTTGGGCTGTATTCTTATACAAAAAATGTTGTAAAAAAACTGTGGAAGAATCAAGTCCAAGAAGGGTTGAAATTGAAGAAGATAGTAAGGGGCAAACTAATGAAGGATCAAGTCCAAGGAAGACTGAAGTTGAAGAATGA
- the LOC105768472 gene encoding disease resistance protein SUMM2 produces MDLVSPVLDIVARLWDFGVKHVAHVKHLGKRLEELRTAMDDLGDHRDDVRIRVEMGVRSQREMVTKRVEKWLSKVETIEQQVIALIHEGNLQVERKCLGCCPRNLQKAYKIGRKVLNKTAEVKELLQNGYFATLTRRLSPLSSPSTAPGSPQMMAQFPMENTVGLDSKVEDVWEKLEDGNVGIIGLYGIGGVGKTTLLKKINNEFSIRDPVFDSVIWVTQSEATKVEEFQDIVRRKLEISDDTWQKCSNENDRACEISRLLSRTRFVLLLDDVRKGFFKSQLTSLGIPLPNKGNGCKIIFTTRSEELCGYLGAQGRIKVECLPPEQALSLFSMTVGEDILNSNPEIPKLAEIVTARCSGLPLALLTVGSVMASRKSYHDWICAVEMLQSYPSEFSGMGDLVFPPIKFSYDSLTSPIARKCFLYCSIFPENWTISVDELIDLWIGEGLLDGTNPRRQGEFIIRTLKLSCLLEGDESMESVWMHEMIRDMALWLARDEEKNKNKVLVARSGTLTDQEFSKWADSSWVSVWGSSDKEIIHYPPTCPNLSTLLIRDTLVNAFPGGFFEFMTCLKALDLSGNQELVELPPEIGRLRILQYLNLSLTSITKLPTGLSNLRNLRCLLLDYTMHLKEIPPKEVMSCLSLLQVYSKMNGVMEYFDEVKVSVDDELAFLEVLEGFSCMNKICITIFCHPSVEKIFSSYSKRSCIRKLKLIDCTGLTSLRAVHALPNLGKLEIFRCCSLREIRFSYRDEFHNLRQVHVGVCPLLPNLNCLAYARNLEILTILDCQSMKQVISEEEIAGDGQDTSEGRVLFKVFPKLKMLSLTCLPSLETICRYTKPFSSAIEIEVSRCPCLRQLPFDNESVDLLKKIRGELEWWAALDWYSYSVMEACNFKFKPTSAPSGKAKEMTSSTSMKKPAKASKS; encoded by the coding sequence ATGGATCTCGTGAGCCCAGTCCTTGACATCGTCGCTCGTTTGTGGGATTTCGGTGTTAAGCATGTGGCGCATGTGAAACACCTCGGCAAACGCCTAGAAGAGTTGAGAACTGCAATGGATGACCTCGGTGACCACAGAGATGATGTGAGGATAAGGGTAGAGATGGGTGTGAGGTCACAACGGGAGATGGTTACGAAGCGAGTGGAAAAATGGTTGAGCAAAGTAGAAACTATTGAGCAGCAAGTAATTGCCCTTATCCATGAAGGAAATCTTCAGGTTGAGAGGAAATGTCTTGGCTGCTGTCCCAGGAATTTGCAGAAAGCCTACAAGATAGGGAGGAAAGTGTTAAACAAGACAGCAGAAGTGAAGGAACTGTTACAGAATGGGTATTTTGCAACACTCACTAGAAGGCTGTCCCCCCTATCATCCCCTTCCACCGCCCCGGGTAGCCCTCAGATGATGGCTCAATTTCCTATGGAGAATACCGTTGGCCTAGACTCCAAGGTTGAAGACGTATGGGAAAAACTTGAGGATGGAAACGTTGGGATTATTGGTTTATACGGAATCGGTGGGGTTGGTAAAACAACCCTCTTGAAGAAAATCAACAATGAATTCTCTATCCGGGACCCTGTGTTTGATAGCGTGATTTGGGTTACACAATCTGAAGCAACAAAAGTTGAGGAATTTCAAGATATCGTTCGGAGGAAATTGGAAATCTCAGATGACACATGGCAAAAGTGTTCAAACGAGAACGACAGAGCGTGTGAGATATCCAGGCTCTTGAGCCGTACAAGGTTTGTGTTGCTATTGGATGATGTGCGGAAGGGGTTCTTCAAATCCCAACTCACCAGTTTAGGCATCCCCTTACCAAACAAGGGAAATGggtgtaaaataatatttactaccCGTTCGGAGGAGTTGTGCGGTTACTTAGGAGCTCAAGGGAGAATTAAAGTGGAATGTCTCCCACCAGAACAAGCCCTGAGTTTATTTTCGATGACGGTAGGGGAGGACATCTTAAATTCTAATCCAGAGATTCCGAAGTTGGCTGAAATTGTTACCGCAAGGTGCAGTGGTTTGCCACTTGCACTGCTCACTGTTGGGAGCGTCATGGCTAGTAGGAAGAGTTACCATGATTGGATCTGTGCAGTTGAGATGTTACAAAGCTACCCATCAGAGTTTTCAGGTATGGGAGATTTAGTGTTTCCTCCTATCAAGTTTAGCTATGACAGCCTCACCTCTCCAATCGCTAGAAAATGTTTTCTATATTGTTCTATATTCCCAGAGAACTGGACGATTAGCGTCGATGAGCTTATCGACCTTTGGATAGGAGAGGGTCTTTTAGATGGAACAAATCCACGCAGGCAAGGAGAATTCATTATTAGGACTTTAAAGCTTTCATGTTTGCTGGAAGGTGATGAATCTATGGAATCTGTTTGGATGCATGAAATGATCCGAGACATGGCACTGTGGCTAGCCCGTGAcgaagagaaaaataagaacaaggtTTTGGTAGCAAGAAGTGGGACGCTTACCGATCAAGAGTTCAGCAAATGGGCAGACTCAAGTTGGGTCTCCGTGTGGGGTAGTAGTGACAAAGAGATCATCCATTACCCACCAACTTGCCCTAATCTCTCGACTCTGCTCATAAGAGATACACTGGTCAACGCATTTCCTGGTGGCTTCTTCGAGTTCATGACTTGTTTGAAAGCTTTAGATTTATCGGGTAATCAAGAATTGGTTGAGTTGCCTCCGGAGATTGGAAGATTGAGAATCCTGCAGTACCTAAATTTGTCATTAACAAGCATAACCAAGCTACCTACGGGCCTTTCGAATTTGAGAAACCTCAGGTGTTTGTTACTGGATTATACTATGCATCTTAAAGAGATCCCACCGAAGGAGGTGATGTCTTGTCTTTCACTGTTGCAGGTGTATAGTAAAATGAATGGGGTGATGGAGTACTTTGATGAAGTGAAAGTTTCAGTTGATGATGAACTTGCTTTCTTGGAGGTGTTGGAGGGATTTAGTTGCATGAATAAGATTTGTATCACCATATTTTGTCACCCCTCTGTTGAAAAGATATTCAGCTCATACTCCAAACGATCATGcattagaaaattaaaacttatcGATTGCACGGGATTGACTTCACTACGTGCTGTCCATGCGTTACCAAATTTAGGGAAACTTGAGATATTTCGTTGTTGTTCACTTCGAGAAATCAGATTTTCATATCGGGATGAGTTTCACAACCTTCGTCAGGTTCACGTAGGTGTTTGCCCACTGTTGCCAAACCTGAATTGCCTTGCTTATGCTAGAAATCTTGAGATCCTCACAATTCTCGACTGTCAGTCTATGAAACAAGTTATAAGTGAGGAGGAGATAGCAGGAGATGGACAAGATACAAGTGAGGGGAGGGTACTATTCAAAGTCTTCCCAAAGTTAAAGATGCTTTCTCTGACTTGTTTGCCAAGTCTGGAAACCATTTGCCGCTACACCAAGCCCTTTTCTTCTGCTATAGAGATCGAAGTATCTCGGTGCCCATGTTTGAGGCAACTTCCATTTGACAATGAAAGTGTAGATCTCCTGAAGAAAATCAGAGGAGAATTAGAGTGGTGGGCAGCTTTGGATTGGTACAGTTACTCTGTTATGGAGGCCTGTAACTTCAAATTTAAACCCACCTCTGCACCCTCAGGAAAGGCCAAAGAAATGACTTCTTCCACTAGCATGAAAAAACCAGCCAAGGCTTCTAAATCGTGA
- the LOC105768476 gene encoding uncharacterized protein LOC105768476 isoform X1, with protein sequence MAAPAVEGVAVTALRSVLLRVRQAAERAATQPERVRVVAVSKTKPVSLIRQIYDAGHRCFGENYVQEFVQKAPQLPEDIEWHFIGHLQSNKVKTLLGGVPNLAFFQGVDNEKIANHLDRAVLSLERNPLKIFVQVNTSGEPSKSGIDPSGCVRLAEHVKLHCPHLEFSGLMTIGMPDYTSTPENFRTLSKCRVEVCKALGMTEDQCELSMGMSGDFEQAIEMGSTNVRIGSTIFGPRDYSKKQPN encoded by the exons atggCGGCTCCGGCGGTGGAGGGAGTAGCCGTGACGGCCCTCCGATCGGTCCTACTCCGAGTCCGACAGGCAGCTGAACGGGCGGCTACTCAACCCGAACGGGTCCGGGTTGTGGCCGTTTCGAAGACTAAACCCGTGTCACTCATCCGCCAAATTTACGACGCCGGTCACCGCTGTTTCGGTGAAAATTATGTCCAAGAATTTGTTCAAAAAGCCCCTCAG CTGCCTGAGGATATTGAGTGGCATTTTATTGGACATTTACAGAGCAACAAAGTTAAAACCCTTCTCG GTGGAGTGCCAAATCTAGCCTTTTTTCAGGGTGTTGATAATGAGAAG ATCGCAAACCATCTTGACCGTGCAGTTTTGAGCCTTGAGAGAAACCCTTTGAAGATTTTTGTACAAGTAAATACAAGTGGAGAACCAT CAAAATCTGGGATAGATCCATCAGGCTGTGTTCGGCTTGCAGAACATGTTAAATTGCATTGTCCGCATTTGGAGTTTTCTGGTTTAATGACGATAGGGATGCCGGACTACACATCAACACCGGAGAACTTCAGG ACACTATCGAAGTGTAGAGTTGAGGTTTGTAAGGCACTTGGAATGACAGAAGATCAATGCGAGCTATCGATGGGCATGTCCGGTGACTTTGAACAAGCG ATTGAAATGGGGAGTACAAATGTGAGGATTGGGTCCACCATTTTTGGACCAAGGGACTATTCAAAGAAGCAGCCAAATTGA
- the LOC105768474 gene encoding cytochrome b561 and DOMON domain-containing protein At4g12980 isoform X2, translating into MQSFALDTIFILISLSSLSIVVSSSKPLNPCNGDFLHIQAYKQMQNQTNTTQCKKLSSLQAQFAWNYHKTSHNQTQLNILIGTKLIASTGWLAWGINPDLPRMVGTRAIIAVKVPNQITPSVNTYNITKDIQLGCKLQPSGIDFKVQNMTVVDDKDVGFFSVFATLVLPQRYNVSSLNHVWQVGYCVDGLEPKMHEASLGNLDSKEVLDLETGDCQNIGQHRRHMRKVHGILNIIGWGTLLPIGVIVARYFKQFPIKLDPCWYYFHYSCQVVGYILGTAGWGLGLFLGHESKYYTFHSHRVLGICIFGFTTLQILAFQFKPTQEDEYRKHWNVYHHFLGYALLVMIPVNIYKGIKLLKPDNITWKWTYNGILVLLGVVVLAFEILTWAVFLYKKCCKKTVEESSPRRVEIEEDSKGQTNEGSSPRKTEVEE; encoded by the exons atgcaATCCTTTGCTTTGGATACCATTTTCATATTGATCTCACTGTCCTCTCTTTCCATTGTTGTTTCTAGTTCCAAACCTTTGAATCCATGCAATGGTGATTTCTTACACATCCAAGCTTACAAACAGATGCAAAACCAAACAAACACCACCCAATGCAAAAAACTCTCATCATTACAAGCTCAATTCGCTTGGAACTACCACAAAACCAGTCACAACCAAACCCAACTCAACATCCTCATAGGCACCAAGTTGATCGCTAGCACGGGTTGGTTAGCATGGGGCATTAACCCTGACTTACCAAGAATGGTTGGGACTAGAGCTATAATTGCTGTTAAAGTCCCAAACCAAATTACTCCATCGGTGAACACTTACAATATCACCAAAGACATACAACTTGGGTGTAAGCTTCAACCTTCGGGCATTGATTTCAAGGTTCAAAACATGACAGTTGTTGATGATAAGGATGTTGGGTTTTTTTCTGTGTTTGCTACTTTGGTTCTACCTCAAAGATACAATGTTTCGAGTTTGAACCATGTGTGGCAAGTTGGGTATTGTGTAGATGGATTGGAACCCAAGATGCATGAGGCGAGTTTGGGGAATTTAGATAGCAAAGAGGTTTTGGATTTGGAGACTGGGGATTGTCAGAACATTGGACAACATAGGCGACATATGAGAAAG GTCCATGGGATTTTGAACATCATAGGATGGGGAACATTGTTGCCTATTGGAGTGATTGTTGCAAGGTACTTCAAACAATTTCCAATTAAACTTGATCCTTGCTGGTACTACTTTCATTACTCTTGCCAAGTTGTTGGTTACATCCTTGGAACCGCTGGCTGGGGACTTGGACTATTCCTAGGACATGAATCCAAATACTATACCTTCCATTCGCACCGCGTCCTCGGCATCTGCATTTTCGGGTTCACTACCTTGCAA ATATTAGCATTTCAATTCAAGCCGACCCAAGAAGACGAGTATCGAAAGCATTGGAATGTTTATCACCATTTCCTTGGGTATGCATTACTTGTAATGATCCCAGTGAACATATATAAAGGGATTAAGTTACTAAAGCCTGATAATATAACTTGGAAATGGACATACAATGGGATCTTAGTGTTGTTAGGAGTGGTGGTTTTGGCTTTTGAGATTCTCACTTGGGCTGTATTCTTATACAAAAAATGTTGTAAAAAAACTGTGGAAGAATCAAGTCCAAGAAGGGTTGAAATTGAAGAAGATAGTAAGGGGCAAACTAATGAAGGATCAAGTCCAAGGAAGACTGAAGTTGAAGAATGA